From Pan troglodytes isolate AG18354 chromosome 9, NHGRI_mPanTro3-v2.0_pri, whole genome shotgun sequence, the proteins below share one genomic window:
- the ACAD8 gene encoding isobutyryl-CoA dehydrogenase, mitochondrial isoform X8 yields MLWSGCRRFGARLGCLPGGLRVLVQTGHRSLTSCIDPSMGLNEEQKEFQKVAFDFAAREMAPNMAEWDQKELFPVDVMRKAAQLGFGGVYVQTDVGGSGLSRLDTSVIFEALATGCTSTTAYISIHNMCAWMIDSFGNEEQRHKFCPPLCTMEKFASYCLTEPGSGSDAASLLTSAKKQGDHYILNGSKAFISGAGESDVYVVMCRTGGPGPKGISCIVVEKGTPGLSFGKKEKKVGWNSQPTRAVIFEDCAVPVANRIGSEGQGFLIAVRGLNGGRINIASCSLGAAHASVILTRDHLNVRKQFGEPLASNQYLQFKLADMATRLVAARLMVRNAAVALQEERKDAVALCSMAKLFATDECFAICNQALQMHGGYGYLKDYAVQQYVRDSRVHQILEGSNEVMRILISRSLLQE; encoded by the exons ATGCTGTGGAGCGGCTGCCGGCGTTTCGGGGCGCGCCTCGGCTGCCTGCCCGGCGGTCTCCGGGTCCTCGTCCAGACCGGCCACCGGAGCTTGACCTCCTGCATCGACC CTTCCATGGGACTTAATGAAGAGcagaaagaatttcaaaaagtGGCCTTTGACTTTGCTGCCCGAGAGATGGCTCCAAATATGGCAGAGTGGGACCAGAAG GAGCTGTTCCCAGTGGACGTGATGCGGAAGGCAGCCCAGCTAGGCTTCGGAGGGGTCTACGTACAAACAGATGTGGGCGGGTCTGGGCTGTCACGTCTTGATACCTCTGTCATTTTTGAAGCCTTGGCTACAGGCTGCACCAGCACCACAGCCTATATAAGCATCCACAA CATGTGTGCCTGGATGATTGATAGCTTCggaaatgaggaacagaggcacAAATTTTGCCCACCGCTCTGTACCATGGAGAAGTTTGCTTCCTACTGCCTCACTGAACCAG GAAGTGGGAGTGATGCTGCCTCTCTTCTGACCTCCGCTAAGAAACAGGGAGATCATTACATCCTCAATGGCTCCAAG GCCTTCATCAGTGGTGCTGGTGAGTCAGACGTCTATGTGGTCATGTGCCGAACAGGAGGGCCAGGCCCCAAGGGCATCTCATGCATAGTTGTTGAGAAGGGGACCCCTGGCCTCAGCTTTggcaagaaggagaaaaag GTGGGGTGGAACTCCCAGCCAACACGAGCTGTGATCTTCGAAGACTGTGCTGTCCCTGTGGCCAACAGAATTGGGAGCGAGGGGCAGGGCTTCCTCATTGCCGTGAGAGGACTGAACGGAGGGAGGATCAACATTG CTTCCTGCTCCCTGGGGGCTGCCCACGCCTCTGTCATCCTCACCCGAGACCACCTCAATGTCCGGAAGCAGTTTGGAGAGCCTCTGGCCAGTAACCAG TACTTGCAATTCAAACTGGCTGATATGGCAACAAGGCTGGTGGCCGCGCGGCTGATGGTCCGCAATGCAGCAGTGGCTCtgcaggaggaaaggaaggatgcAGTGGCCTTGTGCTCCATGGCCAAGCTCTTTGCTACAGATGAATGCTTTGCC ATCTGCAACCAGGCCTTGCAGATGCACGGGGGCTACGGCTACCTGAAGGATTACGCTGTTCAGCAGTACGTGCGGGACTCCAGGGTCCACCAGATTCTAGAAG
- the ACAD8 gene encoding isobutyryl-CoA dehydrogenase, mitochondrial isoform X2 translates to MLWSGCRRFGARLGCLPGGLRVLVQTGHRSLTSCIDPSMGLNEEQKEFQKVAFDFAAREMAPNMAEWDQKELFPVDVMRKAAQLGFGGVYVQTDVGGSGLSRLDTSVIFEALATGCTSTTAYISIHNMCAWMIDSFGNEEQRHKFCPPLCTMEKFASYCLTEPGSGSDAASLLTSAKKQGDHYILNGSKAFISGAGESDVYVVMCRTGGPGPKGISCIVVEKGTPGLSFGKKEKKVGWNSQPTRAVIFEDCAVPVANRIGSEGQGFLIAVRGLNGGRINIASCSLGAAHASVILTRDHLNVRKQFGEPLASNQYLQFKLADMATRLVAARLMVRNAAVALQEERKDAVALCSMAKLFATDECFAVSDSSGSPGMDREQLLGPGVLRDMSQLWNPALLESHKDHLKLKDINELMSGLCGSPHRWLLGLLHAIIHFIMSLLFGCVLGEKPPLEGSQQPQFSTLPCLHCQAALPLGGAIALYHPSQGGCGSFCLADLQPGLADARGLRLPEGLRCSAVRAGLQGPPDSRRAVLAAAWSPEPQLRPCGGPQIALLLPFSSGDLREG, encoded by the exons ATGCTGTGGAGCGGCTGCCGGCGTTTCGGGGCGCGCCTCGGCTGCCTGCCCGGCGGTCTCCGGGTCCTCGTCCAGACCGGCCACCGGAGCTTGACCTCCTGCATCGACC CTTCCATGGGACTTAATGAAGAGcagaaagaatttcaaaaagtGGCCTTTGACTTTGCTGCCCGAGAGATGGCTCCAAATATGGCAGAGTGGGACCAGAAG GAGCTGTTCCCAGTGGACGTGATGCGGAAGGCAGCCCAGCTAGGCTTCGGAGGGGTCTACGTACAAACAGATGTGGGCGGGTCTGGGCTGTCACGTCTTGATACCTCTGTCATTTTTGAAGCCTTGGCTACAGGCTGCACCAGCACCACAGCCTATATAAGCATCCACAA CATGTGTGCCTGGATGATTGATAGCTTCggaaatgaggaacagaggcacAAATTTTGCCCACCGCTCTGTACCATGGAGAAGTTTGCTTCCTACTGCCTCACTGAACCAG GAAGTGGGAGTGATGCTGCCTCTCTTCTGACCTCCGCTAAGAAACAGGGAGATCATTACATCCTCAATGGCTCCAAG GCCTTCATCAGTGGTGCTGGTGAGTCAGACGTCTATGTGGTCATGTGCCGAACAGGAGGGCCAGGCCCCAAGGGCATCTCATGCATAGTTGTTGAGAAGGGGACCCCTGGCCTCAGCTTTggcaagaaggagaaaaag GTGGGGTGGAACTCCCAGCCAACACGAGCTGTGATCTTCGAAGACTGTGCTGTCCCTGTGGCCAACAGAATTGGGAGCGAGGGGCAGGGCTTCCTCATTGCCGTGAGAGGACTGAACGGAGGGAGGATCAACATTG CTTCCTGCTCCCTGGGGGCTGCCCACGCCTCTGTCATCCTCACCCGAGACCACCTCAATGTCCGGAAGCAGTTTGGAGAGCCTCTGGCCAGTAACCAG TACTTGCAATTCAAACTGGCTGATATGGCAACAAGGCTGGTGGCCGCGCGGCTGATGGTCCGCAATGCAGCAGTGGCTCtgcaggaggaaaggaaggatgcAGTGGCCTTGTGCTCCATGGCCAAGCTCTTTGCTACAGATGAATGCTTTGCCGTAAGTGATTCCTCTGGCTCTCCTGGGATGGACAGGGAACAGCTGCTAGGCCCAGGGGTCTTGAGAGACATGAGTCAGCTGTGGAACCCAGCCCTCCTGGAATCCCACAAGGATCACCTTAAGCTTAAGGATATAAATGAACTCATGAGCGGCCTATGTGGGAGCCCTCATCGCTGGCTTTTAGGCCTGCTGCATGCCATTATACACTTCATTATGTCACTGTTGTTTGGTTGTGTTCTAGGCGAGAAACCACCTTTGGAAGGTTCACAGCAGCCCCAGTTTAGCACTCTGCCATGtttacattgtcaggctgcatTGCCACTAGGGGGAGCCATAGCTCTTTATCATCCCAGCCAGGGTGGCTGTGGCAGCTTCTGCCTGGCAG ATCTGCAACCAGGCCTTGCAGATGCACGGGGGCTACGGCTACCTGAAGGATTACGCTGTTCAGCAGTACGTGCGGGACTCCAGGGTCCACCAGATTCTAGAAG AGCTGTTCTGGCAGCGGCCTGGAGTCCAGAGCCGCAGCTTCGTCCCTGTGGGGGGCCTCAGATCGCCCTGCTGCTGCCCTTTTCCTCTGGAGATCTGCGAGAAGGGTGA
- the ACAD8 gene encoding isobutyryl-CoA dehydrogenase, mitochondrial isoform X9 yields MLWSGCRRFGARLGCLPGGLRVLVQTGHRSLTSCIDPSMGLNEEQKEFQKVAFDFAAREMAPNMAEWDQKELFPVDVMRKAAQLGFGGVYVQTDVGGSGLSRLDTSVIFEALATGCTSTTAYISIHNMCAWMIDSFGNEEQRHKFCPPLCTMEKFASYCLTEPGSGSDAASLLTSAKKQGDHYILNGSKAFISGAGESDVYVVMCRTGGPGPKGISCIVVEKGTPGLSFGKKEKKVGWNSQPTRAVIFEDCAVPVANRIGSEGQGFLIAVRGLNGGRINIASCSLGAAHASVILTRDHLNVRKQFGEPLASNQYLQFKLADMATRLVAARLMVRNAAVALQEERKDAVALCSMAKLFATDECFAARNHLWKVHSSPSLALCHVYIVRLHCH; encoded by the exons ATGCTGTGGAGCGGCTGCCGGCGTTTCGGGGCGCGCCTCGGCTGCCTGCCCGGCGGTCTCCGGGTCCTCGTCCAGACCGGCCACCGGAGCTTGACCTCCTGCATCGACC CTTCCATGGGACTTAATGAAGAGcagaaagaatttcaaaaagtGGCCTTTGACTTTGCTGCCCGAGAGATGGCTCCAAATATGGCAGAGTGGGACCAGAAG GAGCTGTTCCCAGTGGACGTGATGCGGAAGGCAGCCCAGCTAGGCTTCGGAGGGGTCTACGTACAAACAGATGTGGGCGGGTCTGGGCTGTCACGTCTTGATACCTCTGTCATTTTTGAAGCCTTGGCTACAGGCTGCACCAGCACCACAGCCTATATAAGCATCCACAA CATGTGTGCCTGGATGATTGATAGCTTCggaaatgaggaacagaggcacAAATTTTGCCCACCGCTCTGTACCATGGAGAAGTTTGCTTCCTACTGCCTCACTGAACCAG GAAGTGGGAGTGATGCTGCCTCTCTTCTGACCTCCGCTAAGAAACAGGGAGATCATTACATCCTCAATGGCTCCAAG GCCTTCATCAGTGGTGCTGGTGAGTCAGACGTCTATGTGGTCATGTGCCGAACAGGAGGGCCAGGCCCCAAGGGCATCTCATGCATAGTTGTTGAGAAGGGGACCCCTGGCCTCAGCTTTggcaagaaggagaaaaag GTGGGGTGGAACTCCCAGCCAACACGAGCTGTGATCTTCGAAGACTGTGCTGTCCCTGTGGCCAACAGAATTGGGAGCGAGGGGCAGGGCTTCCTCATTGCCGTGAGAGGACTGAACGGAGGGAGGATCAACATTG CTTCCTGCTCCCTGGGGGCTGCCCACGCCTCTGTCATCCTCACCCGAGACCACCTCAATGTCCGGAAGCAGTTTGGAGAGCCTCTGGCCAGTAACCAG TACTTGCAATTCAAACTGGCTGATATGGCAACAAGGCTGGTGGCCGCGCGGCTGATGGTCCGCAATGCAGCAGTGGCTCtgcaggaggaaaggaaggatgcAGTGGCCTTGTGCTCCATGGCCAAGCTCTTTGCTACAGATGAATGCTTTGCC GCGAGAAACCACCTTTGGAAGGTTCACAGCAGCCCCAGTTTAGCACTCTGCCATGtttacattgtcaggctgcatTGCCACTAG
- the ACAD8 gene encoding isobutyryl-CoA dehydrogenase, mitochondrial isoform X5: MLWSGCRRFGARLGCLPGGLRVLVQTGHRSLTSCIDPSMGLNEEQKEFQKVAFDFAAREMAPNMAEWDQKELFPVDVMRKAAQLGFGGVYVQTDVGGSGLSRLDTSVIFEALATGCTSTTAYISIHNMCAWMIDSFGNEEQRHKFCPPLCTMEKFASYCLTEPGSGSDAASLLTSAKKQGDHYILNGSKAFISGAGESDVYVVMCRTGGPGPKGISCIVVEKGTPGLSFGKKEKKVGWNSQPTRAVIFEDCAVPVANRIGSEGQGFLIAVRGLNGGRINIASCSLGAAHASVILTRDHLNVRKQFGEPLASNQYLQFKLADMATRLVAARLMVRNAAVALQEERKDAVALCSMAKLFATDECFAICNQALQMHGGYGYLKDYAVQQYVRDSRVHQILEGKNCQRLFSSLQNGGGIAAFPTVCPQASWASGCSQALSVSRLPPPSRSAELFWQRPGVQSRSFVPVGGLRSPCCCPFPLEICEKGELR, encoded by the exons ATGCTGTGGAGCGGCTGCCGGCGTTTCGGGGCGCGCCTCGGCTGCCTGCCCGGCGGTCTCCGGGTCCTCGTCCAGACCGGCCACCGGAGCTTGACCTCCTGCATCGACC CTTCCATGGGACTTAATGAAGAGcagaaagaatttcaaaaagtGGCCTTTGACTTTGCTGCCCGAGAGATGGCTCCAAATATGGCAGAGTGGGACCAGAAG GAGCTGTTCCCAGTGGACGTGATGCGGAAGGCAGCCCAGCTAGGCTTCGGAGGGGTCTACGTACAAACAGATGTGGGCGGGTCTGGGCTGTCACGTCTTGATACCTCTGTCATTTTTGAAGCCTTGGCTACAGGCTGCACCAGCACCACAGCCTATATAAGCATCCACAA CATGTGTGCCTGGATGATTGATAGCTTCggaaatgaggaacagaggcacAAATTTTGCCCACCGCTCTGTACCATGGAGAAGTTTGCTTCCTACTGCCTCACTGAACCAG GAAGTGGGAGTGATGCTGCCTCTCTTCTGACCTCCGCTAAGAAACAGGGAGATCATTACATCCTCAATGGCTCCAAG GCCTTCATCAGTGGTGCTGGTGAGTCAGACGTCTATGTGGTCATGTGCCGAACAGGAGGGCCAGGCCCCAAGGGCATCTCATGCATAGTTGTTGAGAAGGGGACCCCTGGCCTCAGCTTTggcaagaaggagaaaaag GTGGGGTGGAACTCCCAGCCAACACGAGCTGTGATCTTCGAAGACTGTGCTGTCCCTGTGGCCAACAGAATTGGGAGCGAGGGGCAGGGCTTCCTCATTGCCGTGAGAGGACTGAACGGAGGGAGGATCAACATTG CTTCCTGCTCCCTGGGGGCTGCCCACGCCTCTGTCATCCTCACCCGAGACCACCTCAATGTCCGGAAGCAGTTTGGAGAGCCTCTGGCCAGTAACCAG TACTTGCAATTCAAACTGGCTGATATGGCAACAAGGCTGGTGGCCGCGCGGCTGATGGTCCGCAATGCAGCAGTGGCTCtgcaggaggaaaggaaggatgcAGTGGCCTTGTGCTCCATGGCCAAGCTCTTTGCTACAGATGAATGCTTTGCC ATCTGCAACCAGGCCTTGCAGATGCACGGGGGCTACGGCTACCTGAAGGATTACGCTGTTCAGCAGTACGTGCGGGACTCCAGGGTCCACCAGATTCTAGAAGGTAAAAATTGCCAGAGGTTATTCTCTTCCCTTCAGAACGGGGGCGGGATCGCTGCTTTCCCCACTGTCTGTCCCCAGGCCTCCTGGGCCTCAGGGTGCAGTCAAGCCCTGTCTGTCTCGaggcttcctcctccctcccgtTCCGCAGAGCTGTTCTGGCAGCGGCCTGGAGTCCAGAGCCGCAGCTTCGTCCCTGTGGGGGGCCTCAGATCGCCCTGCTGCTGCCCTTTTCCTCTGGAGATCTGCGAGAAGGGTGAACTGAGATAA
- the ACAD8 gene encoding isobutyryl-CoA dehydrogenase, mitochondrial isoform X3 — MLWSGCRRFGARLGCLPGGLRVLVQTGHRSLTSCIDPSMGLNEEQKEFQKVAFDFAAREMAPNMAEWDQKELFPVDVMRKAAQLGFGGVYVQTDVGGSGLSRLDTSVIFEALATGCTSTTAYISIHNMCAWMIDSFGNEEQRHKFCPPLCTMEKFASYCLTEPGSGSDAASLLTSAKKQGDHYILNGSKAFISGAGESDVYVVMCRTGGPGPKGISCIVVEKGTPGLSFGKKEKKVGWNSQPTRAVIFEDCAVPVANRIGSEGQGFLIAVRGLNGGRINIASCSLGAAHASVILTRDHLNVRKQFGEPLASNQYLQFKLADMATRLVAARLMVRNAAVALQEERKDAVALCSMAKLFATDECFAVSDSSGSPGMDREQLLGPGVLRDMSQLWNPALLESHKDHLKLKDINELMSGLCGSPHRWLLGLLHAIIHFIMSLLFGCVLGEKPPLEGSQQPQFSTLPCLHCQAALPLGGAIALYHPSQGGCGSFCLADLQPGLADARGLRLPEGLRCSAVRAGLQGPPDSRR, encoded by the exons ATGCTGTGGAGCGGCTGCCGGCGTTTCGGGGCGCGCCTCGGCTGCCTGCCCGGCGGTCTCCGGGTCCTCGTCCAGACCGGCCACCGGAGCTTGACCTCCTGCATCGACC CTTCCATGGGACTTAATGAAGAGcagaaagaatttcaaaaagtGGCCTTTGACTTTGCTGCCCGAGAGATGGCTCCAAATATGGCAGAGTGGGACCAGAAG GAGCTGTTCCCAGTGGACGTGATGCGGAAGGCAGCCCAGCTAGGCTTCGGAGGGGTCTACGTACAAACAGATGTGGGCGGGTCTGGGCTGTCACGTCTTGATACCTCTGTCATTTTTGAAGCCTTGGCTACAGGCTGCACCAGCACCACAGCCTATATAAGCATCCACAA CATGTGTGCCTGGATGATTGATAGCTTCggaaatgaggaacagaggcacAAATTTTGCCCACCGCTCTGTACCATGGAGAAGTTTGCTTCCTACTGCCTCACTGAACCAG GAAGTGGGAGTGATGCTGCCTCTCTTCTGACCTCCGCTAAGAAACAGGGAGATCATTACATCCTCAATGGCTCCAAG GCCTTCATCAGTGGTGCTGGTGAGTCAGACGTCTATGTGGTCATGTGCCGAACAGGAGGGCCAGGCCCCAAGGGCATCTCATGCATAGTTGTTGAGAAGGGGACCCCTGGCCTCAGCTTTggcaagaaggagaaaaag GTGGGGTGGAACTCCCAGCCAACACGAGCTGTGATCTTCGAAGACTGTGCTGTCCCTGTGGCCAACAGAATTGGGAGCGAGGGGCAGGGCTTCCTCATTGCCGTGAGAGGACTGAACGGAGGGAGGATCAACATTG CTTCCTGCTCCCTGGGGGCTGCCCACGCCTCTGTCATCCTCACCCGAGACCACCTCAATGTCCGGAAGCAGTTTGGAGAGCCTCTGGCCAGTAACCAG TACTTGCAATTCAAACTGGCTGATATGGCAACAAGGCTGGTGGCCGCGCGGCTGATGGTCCGCAATGCAGCAGTGGCTCtgcaggaggaaaggaaggatgcAGTGGCCTTGTGCTCCATGGCCAAGCTCTTTGCTACAGATGAATGCTTTGCCGTAAGTGATTCCTCTGGCTCTCCTGGGATGGACAGGGAACAGCTGCTAGGCCCAGGGGTCTTGAGAGACATGAGTCAGCTGTGGAACCCAGCCCTCCTGGAATCCCACAAGGATCACCTTAAGCTTAAGGATATAAATGAACTCATGAGCGGCCTATGTGGGAGCCCTCATCGCTGGCTTTTAGGCCTGCTGCATGCCATTATACACTTCATTATGTCACTGTTGTTTGGTTGTGTTCTAGGCGAGAAACCACCTTTGGAAGGTTCACAGCAGCCCCAGTTTAGCACTCTGCCATGtttacattgtcaggctgcatTGCCACTAGGGGGAGCCATAGCTCTTTATCATCCCAGCCAGGGTGGCTGTGGCAGCTTCTGCCTGGCAG ATCTGCAACCAGGCCTTGCAGATGCACGGGGGCTACGGCTACCTGAAGGATTACGCTGTTCAGCAGTACGTGCGGGACTCCAGGGTCCACCAGATTCTAGAAG
- the ACAD8 gene encoding isobutyryl-CoA dehydrogenase, mitochondrial isoform X1 → MLWSGCRRFGARLGCLPGGLRVLVQTGHRSLTSCIDPSMGLNEEQKEFQKVAFDFAAREMAPNMAEWDQKELFPVDVMRKAAQLGFGGVYVQTDVGGSGLSRLDTSVIFEALATGCTSTTAYISIHNMCAWMIDSFGNEEQRHKFCPPLCTMEKFASYCLTEPGSGSDAASLLTSAKKQGDHYILNGSKAFISGAGESDVYVVMCRTGGPGPKGISCIVVEKGTPGLSFGKKEKKVGWNSQPTRAVIFEDCAVPVANRIGSEGQGFLIAVRGLNGGRINIASCSLGAAHASVILTRDHLNVRKQFGEPLASNQYLQFKLADMATRLVAARLMVRNAAVALQEERKDAVALCSMAKLFATDECFAVSDSSGSPGMDREQLLGPGVLRDMSQLWNPALLESHKDHLKLKDINELMSGLCGSPHRWLLGLLHAIIHFIMSLLFGCVLGEKPPLEGSQQPQFSTLPCLHCQAALPLGGAIALYHPSQGGCGSFCLADLQPGLADARGLRLPEGLRCSAVRAGLQGPPDSRSTLLKPQPVLESPGGRGSADCGPQPQSFCSRGSSVGLGICICNKSSSEAATACLRTTL, encoded by the exons ATGCTGTGGAGCGGCTGCCGGCGTTTCGGGGCGCGCCTCGGCTGCCTGCCCGGCGGTCTCCGGGTCCTCGTCCAGACCGGCCACCGGAGCTTGACCTCCTGCATCGACC CTTCCATGGGACTTAATGAAGAGcagaaagaatttcaaaaagtGGCCTTTGACTTTGCTGCCCGAGAGATGGCTCCAAATATGGCAGAGTGGGACCAGAAG GAGCTGTTCCCAGTGGACGTGATGCGGAAGGCAGCCCAGCTAGGCTTCGGAGGGGTCTACGTACAAACAGATGTGGGCGGGTCTGGGCTGTCACGTCTTGATACCTCTGTCATTTTTGAAGCCTTGGCTACAGGCTGCACCAGCACCACAGCCTATATAAGCATCCACAA CATGTGTGCCTGGATGATTGATAGCTTCggaaatgaggaacagaggcacAAATTTTGCCCACCGCTCTGTACCATGGAGAAGTTTGCTTCCTACTGCCTCACTGAACCAG GAAGTGGGAGTGATGCTGCCTCTCTTCTGACCTCCGCTAAGAAACAGGGAGATCATTACATCCTCAATGGCTCCAAG GCCTTCATCAGTGGTGCTGGTGAGTCAGACGTCTATGTGGTCATGTGCCGAACAGGAGGGCCAGGCCCCAAGGGCATCTCATGCATAGTTGTTGAGAAGGGGACCCCTGGCCTCAGCTTTggcaagaaggagaaaaag GTGGGGTGGAACTCCCAGCCAACACGAGCTGTGATCTTCGAAGACTGTGCTGTCCCTGTGGCCAACAGAATTGGGAGCGAGGGGCAGGGCTTCCTCATTGCCGTGAGAGGACTGAACGGAGGGAGGATCAACATTG CTTCCTGCTCCCTGGGGGCTGCCCACGCCTCTGTCATCCTCACCCGAGACCACCTCAATGTCCGGAAGCAGTTTGGAGAGCCTCTGGCCAGTAACCAG TACTTGCAATTCAAACTGGCTGATATGGCAACAAGGCTGGTGGCCGCGCGGCTGATGGTCCGCAATGCAGCAGTGGCTCtgcaggaggaaaggaaggatgcAGTGGCCTTGTGCTCCATGGCCAAGCTCTTTGCTACAGATGAATGCTTTGCCGTAAGTGATTCCTCTGGCTCTCCTGGGATGGACAGGGAACAGCTGCTAGGCCCAGGGGTCTTGAGAGACATGAGTCAGCTGTGGAACCCAGCCCTCCTGGAATCCCACAAGGATCACCTTAAGCTTAAGGATATAAATGAACTCATGAGCGGCCTATGTGGGAGCCCTCATCGCTGGCTTTTAGGCCTGCTGCATGCCATTATACACTTCATTATGTCACTGTTGTTTGGTTGTGTTCTAGGCGAGAAACCACCTTTGGAAGGTTCACAGCAGCCCCAGTTTAGCACTCTGCCATGtttacattgtcaggctgcatTGCCACTAGGGGGAGCCATAGCTCTTTATCATCCCAGCCAGGGTGGCTGTGGCAGCTTCTGCCTGGCAG ATCTGCAACCAGGCCTTGCAGATGCACGGGGGCTACGGCTACCTGAAGGATTACGCTGTTCAGCAGTACGTGCGGGACTCCAGGGTCCACCAGATTCTAGAAG
- the ACAD8 gene encoding isobutyryl-CoA dehydrogenase, mitochondrial isoform X4, whose product MLWSGCRRFGARLGCLPGGLRVLVQTGHRSLTSCIDPSMGLNEEQKEFQKVAFDFAAREMAPNMAEWDQKELFPVDVMRKAAQLGFGGVYVQTDVGGSGLSRLDTSVIFEALATGCTSTTAYISIHNMCAWMIDSFGNEEQRHKFCPPLCTMEKFASYCLTEPGSGSDAASLLTSAKKQGDHYILNGSKAFISGAGESDVYVVMCRTGGPGPKGISCIVVEKGTPGLSFGKKEKKVGWNSQPTRAVIFEDCAVPVANRIGSEGQGFLIAVRGLNGGRINIASCSLGAAHASVILTRDHLNVRKQFGEPLASNQYLQFKLADMATRLVAARLMVRNAAVALQEERKDAVALCSMAKLFATDECFAVSDSSGSPGMDREQLLGPGVLRDMSQLWNPALLESHKDHLKLKDINELMSGLCGSPHRWLLGLLHAIIHFIMSLLFGCVLGEKPPLEGSQQPQFSTLPCLHCQAALPLGGAIALYHPSQGGCGSFCLADLQPGLADARGLRLPEGLRCSAVRAGLQGPPDSRR is encoded by the exons ATGCTGTGGAGCGGCTGCCGGCGTTTCGGGGCGCGCCTCGGCTGCCTGCCCGGCGGTCTCCGGGTCCTCGTCCAGACCGGCCACCGGAGCTTGACCTCCTGCATCGACC CTTCCATGGGACTTAATGAAGAGcagaaagaatttcaaaaagtGGCCTTTGACTTTGCTGCCCGAGAGATGGCTCCAAATATGGCAGAGTGGGACCAGAAG GAGCTGTTCCCAGTGGACGTGATGCGGAAGGCAGCCCAGCTAGGCTTCGGAGGGGTCTACGTACAAACAGATGTGGGCGGGTCTGGGCTGTCACGTCTTGATACCTCTGTCATTTTTGAAGCCTTGGCTACAGGCTGCACCAGCACCACAGCCTATATAAGCATCCACAA CATGTGTGCCTGGATGATTGATAGCTTCggaaatgaggaacagaggcacAAATTTTGCCCACCGCTCTGTACCATGGAGAAGTTTGCTTCCTACTGCCTCACTGAACCAG GAAGTGGGAGTGATGCTGCCTCTCTTCTGACCTCCGCTAAGAAACAGGGAGATCATTACATCCTCAATGGCTCCAAG GCCTTCATCAGTGGTGCTGGTGAGTCAGACGTCTATGTGGTCATGTGCCGAACAGGAGGGCCAGGCCCCAAGGGCATCTCATGCATAGTTGTTGAGAAGGGGACCCCTGGCCTCAGCTTTggcaagaaggagaaaaag GTGGGGTGGAACTCCCAGCCAACACGAGCTGTGATCTTCGAAGACTGTGCTGTCCCTGTGGCCAACAGAATTGGGAGCGAGGGGCAGGGCTTCCTCATTGCCGTGAGAGGACTGAACGGAGGGAGGATCAACATTG CTTCCTGCTCCCTGGGGGCTGCCCACGCCTCTGTCATCCTCACCCGAGACCACCTCAATGTCCGGAAGCAGTTTGGAGAGCCTCTGGCCAGTAACCAG TACTTGCAATTCAAACTGGCTGATATGGCAACAAGGCTGGTGGCCGCGCGGCTGATGGTCCGCAATGCAGCAGTGGCTCtgcaggaggaaaggaaggatgcAGTGGCCTTGTGCTCCATGGCCAAGCTCTTTGCTACAGATGAATGCTTTGCCGTAAGTGATTCCTCTGGCTCTCCTGGGATGGACAGGGAACAGCTGCTAGGCCCAGGGGTCTTGAGAGACATGAGTCAGCTGTGGAACCCAGCCCTCCTGGAATCCCACAAGGATCACCTTAAGCTTAAGGATATAAATGAACTCATGAGCGGCCTATGTGGGAGCCCTCATCGCTGGCTTTTAGGCCTGCTGCATGCCATTATACACTTCATTATGTCACTGTTGTTTGGTTGTGTTCTAGGCGAGAAACCACCTTTGGAAGGTTCACAGCAGCCCCAGTTTAGCACTCTGCCATGtttacattgtcaggctgcatTGCCACTAGGGGGAGCCATAGCTCTTTATCATCCCAGCCAGGGTGGCTGTGGCAGCTTCTGCCTGGCAG ATCTGCAACCAGGCCTTGCAGATGCACGGGGGCTACGGCTACCTGAAGGATTACGCTGTTCAGCAGTACGTGCGGGACTCCAGGGTCCACCAGATTCTAGAAGGTAA